A region from the Aegilops tauschii subsp. strangulata cultivar AL8/78 chromosome 5, Aet v6.0, whole genome shotgun sequence genome encodes:
- the LOC109772590 gene encoding uncharacterized protein, producing the protein MSTANGTRRASRRQSQDADKVVVNLVSTPPAAGSRRGVSTSNAGARTSPIDVEALEDEVQVVSASQVPPQRRNRRPRRQPVTVVDLDVHATRQGVSHDDNATVLSHNTRNKRPRVAPVIDISPETGEGSSLQSKNAGETSKEPVNVAPKEPIFTCPVCWNKLDEPATTMCGHIFCTNCIKQAIQFQKKCPTCRKHLKMNNFHRIYLPNTSR; encoded by the exons ATGAGTACTGCCAACGGCACACGGCGTGCCTCAAGAAGGCAATCACAAGATGCTGATAAGGTCGTCGTGAACTTGGTCTCAACCCCCCCAGCGGCGGGCAGCCGTCGTGGAGTATCGACCTCTAACGCTGGCGCGCGCACCTCACCCATTGACGTGGAAGCCCTCGAGGATGAAGTGCAGGTCGTATCAGCTTCACAAGTGCCTCCTCAG AGGCGGAACCGGAGACCTAGGAGGCAGCCTGTGACAGTAGTTGATCTCGATGTACATGCTACCCGGCAAG GAGTGTCTCATGATGATAATGCAACAGTGCTTTCTCATAACACAAGGAACAAACGCCCAAGAGTTGCACCTGTAATAGACATCTCTCCAGAAACAGGAGAAGGGTCCAGCTTACAG TCAAAAAATGCGGGGGAAACTAGCAAAGAGCCTGTGAATGTGGCTCCAAAGGAACCCATCTTCACCTGCCCGGTGTGTTGGAACAAGTTGGATGAGCCAGCCACAACAATGTGCGGCCACATCTTCTGCACAAACTGCATAAAGCAAGCCATCCAGTTCCAGAAGAAATGTCCTACCTGCCGGAAGCACCTGAAGATGAACAATTTCCATCGCATTTACCTTCCTAACACCTCCCGTTAA
- the LOC120964850 gene encoding uncharacterized protein, which produces MSTTNVCGVCGAQDSWRHSLLDCTLSKSIWALSKEEMVQHMAMNRNDNAKEWIFSMFESLPNDELVTLVVTLWAIWSARRKLIHEGIFQTPFATHGFISNYLSELQFLEKPEKEKKAPGPRSAEWIPPPENHMKINVDAAVARHGRFGTVAAICRDDSGEYQGASVIRFNNVDDPETLETLAIREALALADDLLFHDISVASDCKVVVEAIKKGTSAQYGAVIHEIIDSSRVFSSCLINHEFRTSNVEAHKLAKHALSLGFGRHVWLGHLGNLDFVPVNICDG; this is translated from the coding sequence ATGTCCACTACGAATGTTTGTGGGGTGTGTGGGGCGCAGGACAGTTGGCGTCATTCCCTACTGGACTGCACCCTGTCCAAGAGCATATGGGCTCTGTCGAAGGAGGAGATGGTGCAGCATATGGCGATGAACCGAAACGACAACGCAAAAGAGTGGATATTCTCCATGTTTGAGTCGCTGCCCAACGACGAACTTGTCACATTGGTCGTCACTCTTTGGGCGATTTGGTCTGCACGGAGGAAGTTAATACACGAGGGAATTTTCCAGACTCCCTTTGCAACCCATGGCTTCATATCGAACTACCTGTCAGAGCTTCAGTTTTTGGAAAAGCcagagaaggagaagaaggcaCCGGGCCCAAGATCGGCGGAGTGGATTCCTCCCCCAGAAAATCATATGAAAATCAATGTCGATGCGGCGGTTGCGAGACATGGTCGGTTCGGGACCGTTGCGGCCATTTGCAGAGACGACAGCGGGGAGTACCAAGGAGCGTCGGTGATCCGGTTCAACAACGTTGATGACCCAGAGACGTTGGAGACCTTGGCGATACGTGAAGCTTTGGCCCTTGCGGATGACTTGCTCTTCCACGATATTTCAGTTGCTTCGGATTGTAAGGTGGTTGTCGAAGCAATCAAGAAAGGTACAAGTGCACAATATGGAGCCGTGATACATGAAATTATAGACAGCTCTAGAGTTTTTTCCTCTTGTTTGATTAATCATGAGTTTAGGACCTCGAATGTTGAGGCTCACAAGCTTGCAAAGCATGCGTTATCGCTGGGTTTTGGCCGCCATGTCTGGTTAGGCCACCTAGGAAATTTGGATTTCGTCCCTGTAAACATTTGTGACGGGTGA
- the LOC109772608 gene encoding uncharacterized protein encodes MAAASRDRRRRGRAPGAASAAAAVEDDGEEHHLNPFLSDAAPTSSRVQFRNVASRARWVEEAGAAEVLDSKGKLWLTTGVTRGGKLYYNVEEIGFLAERGALIFLDDEGGTIGMEEIYGKIAGGKYGCSWDAFQAYKHLKLLGYIIGRYAVPWTMKNNPTCETTDSLERMPDTDQSFNRADGVHNGITKLLKEMHIDGLHPSFEVYLPNSKFRKSSPGAPCFLLSMLRDKPPSRDELETIESKCDGIPLKFCQVDNGRVSFLSFDKVRLPSLP; translated from the exons ATGGCGGCTGCGTCGCGAGACCGGCGGCGAAGGGGCCGCGCTCCCGGGGCTGCCTCTGCCGCCGCTGCCGTGGAGGACGACGGGGAGGAGCACCACCTCAACCCCTTCCTCTCGGACGCGGCGCCGACGTCCTCGAGAGTCCAGTTCAG GAACGTGGCGTCGcgggcgcggtgggtggaggaggCCGGCGCGGCGGAGGTGTTGGACAGCAAGGGGAAGCTCTGGCTGACCACCGGCGTCACACGAGGCGGCAAGCTGTACTACAATGTCGAGGAGATCGG GTTTTTGGCAGAAAGAGGGGCATTGATTTTTCTCGATGATGAGGGTGGGACAATAGGAATGGAAGaaatctatggaaagattgcagGAGGAAAATACGGGTGCTCCTGGGATGCCTTCCAGGCTTACAAACACTTGAAGTTGCTTGGCTACATTATTGGACGCTATGCTGTCCCCTGGACAATGAAGAATAACCCTACTTGTGAAACCACTGATTCCCTGGAGCGTATGCCTGACACTGACCAGAGCTTCAATAGAGCCGACGGTGTCCACAACGGCATCACGAAATTACTCAAAGAAATGCACATAGATGGGTTACATCCATCCTTCGAAGTGTATCTACCAAATAGCAAATTCAGAAAGTCATCCCCTGGAGCCCCTTGTTTCCTCCTATCTATGCTAAG AGACAAACCACCATCAAGGGATGAACTGGAAACTATCGAAAGCAAGTGTGACGGCATTCCTCTTAAATTTTGTCAAGTTGATAATGGACGCGTCAGCTTTCTCTCCTTCGACAAAGTTCGACTTCCTAGTTTGCCCTGA
- the LOC109772598 gene encoding putative ripening-related protein 6: MPTYAHLKKTLIRKLLRQRQGASAMASAKLVVVAALVILLQASTSAVARHHHHHKHKKPHCPSTPGGHGGTPGIMTVNGFEKGQEGGGPAACDGKYHSNKDMIAALSTRWYAGGRRCHKTIRITSKRDGRTVEARVVDECDSNYGCKDDVVDTSAAVWEALGLDTDVGVVPVTWSDA, translated from the exons ATGCCCACGTACGCTCATCTGAAAAAGACATTGATCCGGAAGCTCTTACGCCAGAG GCAGGGAGCTTCAGCAATGGCGAGCGCCAAGCTGGTGGTCGTGGCCGCGCTTGTGATCCTGCTGCAAGCGTCGACGAGCGCGGTGGCCCGGCACCACCACCAC CACAAGCACAAGAAGCCCCACTGCCCGTCGACCCCGGGCGGCCACGGCGGCACCCCGGGCATTATGACGGTGAACGGCTTCGAGAAGGGCCAGGAgggcggcgggccggcggcgtgcGACGGCAAGTACCACAGCAACAAGGACATGATCGCGGCGCTGTCGACGCGGTGGTacgccggcgggcggcggtgcCACAAGACGATCCGCATCACCAGCAAGCGCGACGGGCGCACCGTGGAGGCCCGCGTGGTGGACGAGTGCGACTCCAACTACGGCTGCAAGGACGACGTCGTCGACACCTCCGCCGCCGTGTGGGAGGCGCTCGGGCTCGACACCGACGTCGGCGTCGTGCCTGTCACCTGGTCCGACGCCTGA